A genomic region of Cyprinus carpio isolate SPL01 chromosome B13, ASM1834038v1, whole genome shotgun sequence contains the following coding sequences:
- the ttl gene encoding tubulin--tyrosine ligase: MSSPMYTFVLRDDNSSVYAEVAKILISTGKWKRLKKDNPRFNLMLGERNRLPFGRLGHEPGLMQLVNYYRGADKLCRKASLVKIIKTSPELKDSCNWFPDSYIIYPTNLNTPVAPATNGIGHMKTNPKTDEREVFLASYNSRKESGEGTVWIAKSSAGAKGAGILISHDASQLLEFIDNQGQVHVIQKYLERPLLLEPGHRKFDIRSWVLVDHQYNIYLYREGVLRTSSEPYNSSDLQNMTSHLTNHCIQEEHSQNYGRYEEGNEMFFDEFRQYLLTTHSVAMETSILPQIKHIIRSCLTCIEPAISTKHLSYQSFQLFGFDFMLDESFKVWLIEINGAPACAQKLYPELCQGIVDVAISTVFSLSADALSSSPPFSTSPSLSSNSCSSPKIRAPHHFGPFIKL, from the exons ATGAGTTCACCGATGTACACGTTTGTTTTGAGAGATGATAACAGTTCTGTGTATGCCGAGGTCGCCAAGATCCTCATCTCTACCGGAAAATGGAAACGACTGAAGAAGGACAATCCTCGGTTTAATTTAATGTTGGGAGAGAGAAATCGGCTGCCTTTTGGACGTCTGG GTCATGAACCAGGACTGATGCAGCTGGTGAATTATTACAGAGGAGCCGATAAACTGTGCCGCAAAGCTTCACTGGTCAA GATTATCAAGACCAGTCCAGAGTTAAAGGACTCCTGTAACTGGTTCCCTGACTCTTACATCATATACCCAACCAACCTCAACACCCCAGTGGCCCCGGCCACCAACGGCATCGGCCACATGAAGACCAACCCAAAGACAGATGAGCGGGAGGTCTTCTTGGCTTCATATAACTCCAGAAAGGAAAGCGGAGAGGGAACGGTGTGGATCGCCAAATCATCAGCAGGTGCTAAAG GTGCAGGTATATTGATATCTCACGATGCAAGCCAGTTGCTCGAGTTCATCGATAATCAAGGCCAAGTGCATGTCATTCAGAAGTATCTGGAAAGACCACTGCTGCTGGAGCCGGGACATCGCAAATTTGATATAAG GAGTTGGGTGCTTGTAGACCATCAGTATAATATCTACTTGTACCGCGAGGGAGTGTTGAGGACGTCTTCTGAGCCCTACAACAGCTCGGATCTGCAGAACATGACCAGTCACCTGACCAACCACTGCATCCAGGAGGAGCATTCGCAGAACTACGGCCGCTATGAGGAGGGCAACGAGATGTTCTTTGATGAGTTCAGACAGTACCTGTTGACCACACACAGCGTTGCCATGGAAACCTCTATTTTACCTCAGATCAAGCACATCATCAG GAGCTGTCTCACATGCATCGAGCCAGCCATCAGCACGAAGCACCTGTCCTACCAGAGCTTCCAGCTCTTCGGCTTCGACTTCATGCTGGACGAAAGCTTTAAAGTCTGGCTAATTGAGATCAATGGGGCACCTGCCTGTGCACA GAAACTCTATCCTGAGCTGTGTCAAGGCATCGTGGATGTGGCCATCTCCACAGTGTTCTCTCTGAGTGCAGATGCCCTCTCGTCATCTCCTCCGTTCTCCACTTCTCCATCTCTATCCTCCAACTCCTGCTCCTCACCCAAGATCAGAGCGCCCCATCACTTCGGCCCATTCATCAAACTATAA